Proteins encoded in a region of the Ignavibacteriales bacterium genome:
- a CDS encoding DUF935 family protein, with protein MSKKFKNGNMKLLKEFATREKLDLYYQLFSALPDPDTILAENNYDYNIYRDLLTDPHLMSTIQQRKMQVLQMELEVNHKDEKLKSKAIELINNLPITKVMGEILDCVFFGMSIGEIEWKR; from the coding sequence ATGAGTAAGAAATTTAAGAATGGAAATATGAAACTTTTGAAAGAGTTTGCTACAAGGGAAAAACTCGATTTGTATTATCAGTTGTTTAGTGCTCTGCCTGATCCTGATACTATTCTCGCAGAGAATAATTATGATTATAATATTTATCGTGACTTGCTGACTGATCCTCATTTGATGTCAACTATTCAACAACGAAAGATGCAGGTACTGCAGATGGAGTTGGAGGTAAATCATAAAGATGAGAAGCTAAAAAGCAAAGCAATTGAGTTGATAAATAATCTTCCTATCACAAAAGTGATGGGAGAGATTCTTGATTGCGTATTCTTTGGAATGTCAATCGGAGAGATAGAATGGAAAAGATAA
- the terL gene encoding phage terminase large subunit has protein sequence MGKELKLEIKYHPNQSKIFFESDARYKIIAKGRRFGLTRGFANYVMEQMIEGVSPVLWVDTIYGNIERYVERYFMPVLRTIPKEYYKYRANRNDLKIGKSICDFRSADKPENIEGFGYALIVINEAGIVLKNRRLWTESIMPMIMDFKAKVLIGGTPKGKSVKKTNEKHLFYELFQKCETSNPKGTSVKGETGKNTPLELPGRESNTPLVLPDKQGNTPLHPSQEGNLQWAAFNFSSYDNPYIEKSEIDNLVMEISPMLRDQEVFGKFIDKESKGVIDSSWWKYYEREYILEKKVTAITQSWDTGFKDGEGNDYSVCTTWKTAEDGYYLIDMWRGRVEFPELKKHSIRLYELFRPNEILIEDKASGQSLIQELQRETRLPIKAVKVDKDKIARVHAITPLIEAGRVKLPVGESWVKDLVNECEDFPDGEFDDVVDSVSQFLNYCKTVNRAVSSEIRVVSRERTNERLRRKVRRASSLALLQRRRG, from the coding sequence ATGGGCAAAGAATTAAAATTAGAAATAAAGTACCATCCTAACCAGTCAAAGATATTTTTTGAGAGTGATGCACGTTATAAGATAATAGCAAAAGGCAGAAGGTTCGGATTGACAAGAGGCTTTGCAAATTATGTTATGGAGCAGATGATCGAAGGGGTATCGCCGGTGCTTTGGGTTGATACTATTTATGGAAATATCGAACGGTATGTTGAGAGATATTTTATGCCTGTACTTCGGACTATACCTAAAGAATATTATAAGTACCGCGCAAACAGGAATGATCTTAAGATCGGGAAAAGTATTTGTGACTTCAGGAGTGCCGATAAGCCTGAGAATATCGAAGGCTTTGGCTACGCACTCATTGTTATCAATGAGGCGGGGATTGTGCTCAAGAATAGGAGACTCTGGACTGAGAGTATTATGCCGATGATTATGGACTTTAAGGCGAAGGTGCTTATTGGCGGAACGCCAAAGGGGAAGAGTGTAAAGAAAACGAATGAGAAGCATTTGTTTTATGAACTGTTTCAGAAATGTGAAACGTCAAATCCCAAAGGGACAAGCGTGAAAGGTGAAACAGGAAAGAACACACCCCTTGAACTTCCGGGCAGAGAAAGCAACACACCACTTGTATTACCTGACAAACAAGGCAACACACCCCTGCACCCCTCTCAAGAGGGGAATTTGCAATGGGCTGCATTTAATTTTTCTTCGTATGATAATCCGTACATTGAAAAAAGTGAGATTGATAATCTTGTGATGGAAATTTCACCGATGCTTCGAGATCAGGAAGTGTTTGGGAAGTTTATTGATAAGGAATCTAAAGGGGTTATTGATTCAAGCTGGTGGAAGTATTATGAAAGAGAGTACATTCTTGAGAAAAAAGTCACTGCGATTACTCAAAGCTGGGATACAGGTTTTAAGGATGGGGAGGGGAATGATTATTCTGTTTGTACTACCTGGAAAACTGCTGAAGATGGTTATTATTTGATTGATATGTGGCGGGGTAGGGTTGAGTTCCCGGAATTGAAAAAGCATAGTATAAGATTATACGAGCTTTTCAGACCGAATGAAATTCTTATCGAAGATAAGGCAAGCGGGCAATCACTTATTCAGGAACTGCAGAGGGAAACGAGACTGCCGATTAAAGCGGTCAAAGTTGATAAAGACAAGATTGCAAGAGTGCACGCGATTACTCCGCTGATTGAGGCAGGCAGGGTTAAGCTGCCTGTTGGTGAGAGTTGGGTTAAGGACCTTGTGAATGAGTGTGAGGACTTTCCGGATGGGGAGTTTGATGATGTGGTGGATTCTGTGAGTCAGTTTTTGAATTATTGCAAGACAGTTAATAGAGCGGTCAGTAGTGAGATAAGAGTGGTGAGCAGGGAAAGAACAAATGAGAGGCTGAGGAGGAAAGTTAGAAGAGCCTCATCCCTCGCCCTTCTCCAAAGGAGAAGGGGATAA